The region ACGCGTACACGCTGGGCGCGCGTTCGGTGAATCCGAAGGTGCACACCAAGGTCATCTGGATCAACAGCTGGTTCGATCCGGGTAAGGAAAAGCAGGCCGCTGAAACGCTGATCGGGCAGGGCGCCGACGTGCTGCTGCAAAACACCGATTCGAGCGCGACGCTCGCGACCGCTTCGGAGAAGCACGTGCACGCGTTCGGCTGGGATTCGGACATGAAGAAGTTCGGTCCTGACGCGCACCTCGGCTCGGTGGTCGCGCACTGGGGCGTGTATTACAACGCGGCGATCCAGCAGGTGCTGGACGGCAAGTGGAAGAACGACCCGGTGTGGTGGGGCATTCCGCAAAAGGCCGTCAATCTTGAAGACCTGAACACGTCGGCAATTCCGGCCGACGCGCAGAAACAGGTGGCGGCGAAGCGCGATGAACTGGCGGGCGGCAAGTGGGACGTGTTCACCGGCCCGCTCAAGGATCAAGGCGGCGCGGTCAAGGTGCCCGCCGGCAAGACGCTGACCGATCCGGAATTGCAGCGCCTGAACTGGTATGTGGAAGGCGTGGACGGTTCGCTGCCGAAGTAACGCAGGTTCGCGATGATCGACCGGGTCGCGAACGACCAGGCCGCGGTTTCAGCAACCGCTGCTTTAAGGAGCTGCGTCCAGTACGGACGCAGCTTTTTTTGGGGCTTCAGTTTTGCTTTGAATTCCGCTCGGGTTGAGCGCGCAACGCCCTAGTCGATGCGCAAGCCGACCTTGATGGTGACCTGCCAGTAGGCGACCTTGTCGTTTTCGATCTGGCCCCGCGTTTCCGTCACCTCGAACCAGTGCAAATTGCGCAGCGTCTTCGATGCTTTTGAAATCGCGGTGCTGATGGCGTCGTCGATCGACGTGGTCGATGAACCGGTCAGTTCAATTTGTTTGTAGACGTGGTCTGACATGAACTTCCTCCTTTGATCTTCGTTGGTGTGCAAAAAGTATAGGCAATGGAACGGGGCTGGCGTCCGGCGCGTAAGCGAGCTGAGTGCGTCATGCCGCAGATCGTGTGCCCGATATGCCGGCGGCAGGCGCGGCCGCTATCATGTCTGCGCAAACTCAACCTGAAACCTGACGAGGCTCGAAAGTGGAACTTGGTTTTTGCGGTCCCGGTTTGATGGGCGCGCCGATGATCCGGCATTTGCTGCGCGCAGGGCATACCGTGCATGTCTGGAACCGCACGCGGGCCAAAGCGGAAGCGCTGCTGGCGGACGGCGCTCAGGTCGTCGCTACGCCGCTTGATCTGGCTGCGCGCTGCGAAGCGGTGCTGTTGTGCGTCGCGGATGCGGCAGCGGTCGAAGCGGTGGTGTTCGGTGACGCGGGGCTGCTCAGCGCCGGCGCACCGGGCCGGGTGCGCTGGATTGTCGATCACTCCAGCATCCCGCCGGCGGCGACGCGCGCGCTCGCGCAGCGTGCGGCGGCGGTTGCGGGCGAGGGCGCTGGCGTCGGCTGGATCGATGCGCCGGTGTCGGGCGGGGTGGCGG is a window of Paraburkholderia sp. IMGN_8 DNA encoding:
- a CDS encoding BMP family ABC transporter substrate-binding protein produces the protein MKRRNLLTAFAWGAASLALAAPLAQTAQAADAPGVAFVYLGNPGDAGWTFAHDQGSKEAEAKFGSKIKITRIENVPESADSERVFRDLANKGNKIIIGSSFGYQDFELKVAKDFPDTVFLHATGYKKAPNFGTYDVRMYQGAYLAGVAAGYVTKTNTLGFVASVPIPEVIRNINAYTLGARSVNPKVHTKVIWINSWFDPGKEKQAAETLIGQGADVLLQNTDSSATLATASEKHVHAFGWDSDMKKFGPDAHLGSVVAHWGVYYNAAIQQVLDGKWKNDPVWWGIPQKAVNLEDLNTSAIPADAQKQVAAKRDELAGGKWDVFTGPLKDQGGAVKVPAGKTLTDPELQRLNWYVEGVDGSLPK
- a CDS encoding dodecin — encoded protein: MSDHVYKQIELTGSSTTSIDDAISTAISKASKTLRNLHWFEVTETRGQIENDKVAYWQVTIKVGLRID